aaatagaattttttaaaagaattatatTGATTGTCAGGGTAATAAGACACACGAAAAATAGCTGCGGGTGCGCACTGCGCAGTCAGTaatttattatgtaatatatGATATTATACGGACGTGCTTGGAAACCTAAATTAGCAACTATATCATTTCAGCGATCGTTTTTCAGCCGTGAATGGGCATAACATtaacccatttttcttttaaatttggaaaaaagcCTATCGTAATTTGATTGCGACAAGAATGTCAGAATGAGTAATGCGgccaaatgtttcttttttttctggatgaTTCCAGCCTTTTATTTCGTCTACAAGTTGCGTCAGCAGTAATGCGTAATCGACAACGTATTTTTCGTTTGACATACGTACGTGTAGGTGCAACAGCGAGTGATAACAAGTGCACAGTCATCGTCGTGTCTTTTGAGTATTTTGATTTAGTCTAATTATTATGTAAGGACAGTTGTGAATCGGTTTCGAGATGTGATGAAAgaacaaatttaataataataataaaaatggcgtACAACATTGTAGTAGCCTCAACGTATACAATTTGTcagattcaaaaaatgaatgtcataataatataaattaaCCGTAGTAGTTGGTGGGTCTTCCGCCGTAGTATCCCTGCTGTTGATTATAGGAATACGGGCGGTTGTATCCTTGATTGTAACCGTATCCCTGATTGTATCCCTGATTATATCCGCCGTATCCAAAAGGCCGGCCACCGCCATAGTTTCCGTAACCCTGATTGTAGCCACCATAACCACCACCGTAATAAGGTTGGCCTGTGCAAAATTGAAGAATAACGTATGCAAAATGTCATTaggattttaattttcatgtttaaaTTTGAGAGTGGTCGACatgattaaaaatgttttacaagtgctgaaattaatttaatgtgAATTATACCGTAACCGGATGATCCCAAAGCGGCTCCAACGATGGCATTGATAAGCTGCCGGCGTTGGCGGCCGCCGGCCTCAGCCAAAGCCAAAACGGCCATCAGGACACACAGACACTTTAACTATTTCCAAATTAAAACATCATCGAgtcaaattattaaattattattccgaGAAGAGATAAGAgttaaaataaggaaaatctTACCAGGATAGAACGACTcatggctgctggctgctgttggCTGAAGATGGACGACTCGTCTCCGGGTGGTTGACGATTGTCAAATGATGTCGACTGGGCATCGCTCCTTGGCTTTTTATACTTTCAAAACCCATGCCGGCGGTGTTATATAATAGTTTTTAGACAAAGACGGAAAATCGGGTATAATCTTGCCACGTATCATCAACCAAGCGTGTGTgtatgctgtgtgtgtgtatgcacGAATTGTTATTTGGTATTGACACGGGAGCCGGGATGCCCCAAAGGCATTTCGGGGCGGAACTTTGAATATGATATGACTAGCGGATTTTTCCCATATATAGTACTTCCGCGTATTATTATGGGAACTTGTTGCTGTACGTTTAATAATGGTTCATATGATCTCTACACACTCGCCGTATATAGGATAGAGTATACAATAGCACAACGTGAGATGATGAGAAACCGTTTGATACtttcaattgaaacattttggcACTTTCAACGTGTGCTGTGCCCATCGCACTCTCATTTTCATATGGACCCTATGGCCGGTCCATACTCTCACTATATGGTATTACATAAGAGGGACTCGATCGCCTTCCcaactaaataaaaaggaaagtccTGGAACGATTCTCACCACCAACCTGCATGTCTGATGTCAGTGTGAGGTTGAATCAACTCGGAAATGGCAAACCGCAACCACAGCAACTGTCAGGTATAATCTATACCAGAAATaatcatcaatttcaaaaatgaaaaagacaagGAAAATTATTCCGCGCCGTCACGAATGATTTCTCTATTAAAACCCTTAGAGCTCTGCTGATGGTCATCATTCAACGCCACGTCAATATCCTTTTATTGGTTATATCTTTGCATTGCACACGATCCATCAACCATGACCGGTTAGGCGGTTATTTCTGCTTCATAAAATGATATAGAAATAAAACccaaacatctttttttgtttttatttttttgaatggaaaattgtattaaattaaattcacgATCTCATCAAGATCGTGAGGTATAAGATTAACTGCACAGCTGCTGAGAGGAGGCTAATAATCGTCAAAAAGGAACGGATAGGAATCGGATACGAAAATGGCGGTCGGCTCATCTTCCGTTGGATGCTGGGCCGATGGATAATAGGATCTTGAACTCACGTCGCTGCCGTAATAAGCTTCGGCCACTGCCGACCAGTCGATCGGGTAACCGGAAGTTGCTCCTgttgttgtgctgctgctgggctgtttCTTCTGTCCCGATGATGATGAGCTGAGGCTGCCAATCGATGAGTCGGTTGTTGCAGAGCCGGCCAAAAGCTCCGAGTAATAATCAGGATAACTACTCCCGA
The sequence above is a segment of the Daphnia pulex isolate KAP4 chromosome 11, ASM2113471v1 genome. Coding sequences within it:
- the LOC124207156 gene encoding prisilkin-39-like isoform X2; protein product: MSRSILLKCLCVLMAVLALAEAGGRQRRQLINAIVGAALGSSGYGQPYYGGGYGGYNQGYGNYGGGRPFGYGGYNQGYNRPYSYNQQQGYYGGRPTNYYG
- the LOC124207156 gene encoding prisilkin-39-like isoform X1, giving the protein MSRSILLKCLCVLMAVLALAEAGGRQRRQLINAIVGAALGSSGYGQPYYGGGYGGYNQGYGNYGGGRPFGYGGYNQGYNQGYGYNQGYNRPYSYNQQQGYYGGRPTNYYG